Below is a genomic region from Rhodopirellula bahusiensis.
CAGATGCAGTCTGAAACCGAAAGTGTCGGTTCGCTGCGAGCTTTAGCCCAGAAAGGATACGGACTGGAAAAGCTCGACGGTCAGCATCGGACCAGCGATTTGCTTCTTCGCTGTTTGGTTGCTTACAGGAGCGTTCAACCGCCGCAACCTTTCTTTGAGTGGTTGAGTTCGCTGGGCGAATTCGGAGTCATCGCGCAAATTCGACGTGCCGGTATGCTCCATATCCAAGGTGGAGCCTCAAGAGACGATGGGAACATCTATCCTTCGGAGGTAAAGCAACTCTTGAATCGTGTCGCCTATCTGGATTCGAAAGCTCGGGTTCGATACAGAGTTGATCGAAGCAATGAATTGCTTTGGCAGAACGGAAGTGCGTTCGATACCGCCGCCATGAGGACGCACTTTTCCGGATTGGGTTGGGCGATCTTTGTCCTGAGTCCTCGAGGGGTTTTCTATACCGGAAGCCATGTCGTCGGTCAATTTCATCACTCCAGTTTCCTTCAGGGACGGCCGGTGAAAGGAGCCGGCGAGTGGAAAGTCGAGAAGGGCAAGCTGAAGCTGATCACTGCGAAAAGTGGACACTACCAACCCCAGAAATGCCACTTTATCGCCTGCCTCGAATCGCTACGGCCGATGCTGCAAATGTACGGGACTCGAGTCACCGTCTTTCCCGAGACGGGTTCTTCAAGTGAAAAGTCGAAGAGTGTGACAATCGAAGCTGAAAAGTTCCTTCGGGAATCTGAAAACTATTCCATCTGGAAGCCCCAGGAATGATCTCCGGTTGATGATCGCAATCTCGTTTCAAACTTCAGGTCTACTCAGCGAACCATCGTGACGATTGCGGCAGCTTGCGTCATTCCAAACTCCCCCAGCAGCCATGCATTGTTCAAAACAATCCAAATACGCTGGAGAAGTAGACAACATAGGCTGTGATGAGCATATCGAGTGCGAATGGAATGAACCGGCTGGTGAACTTGCCCTTGCACTTAGCGATTGCTGCCAACAGGACCATGAACGTCCCGAACGTACATGTCGCCGCAAGGGCGTGCCAAGCGGGATTCAGTCTTCGTATCATCTCAGCCGGTGGAACGTCACTATCGACTGAATAGAAGCAGTAGGCGATGGCAATCCCAATCTGAACTGCAGCGACGATTGCGAACAGTGAATTGACATCTTCGGATCGTCGAAGGGAGTTTGGCGAGCTCGCCGGTTGGTACGGGTTCAAAGCAGGCTGAGCATTGTGGCGATGGTATGGCGTTTCAGCGATAGCGAACGGCTTCTCTTGGAGAATACGCCAATTCGGTCGAATTGCGACTCAGGCCGTCTATTGTAACGACTGTGCATCATTCAAGTCTTCCAGACAGGAATCGATCTCGGCGGTTTCGTGCATGTAATTTGGATGCTCGCGAATCAGCTCCAACATCGCGATCAGCGCCCGACGCTGGTCGGCGGTCAGGCATTGCCTCCAACCTTGCGGATGTTCTTGGGTGCGATAGAGACGGTCGATGAAGCCGTAGGGGTGCTTGTCGTTTAGCTCGGCGATCAAGAACGCGGGAAGGTGGAAGACGAAGCCCTCCGCATCGAAGAACGAAGGGGAGCTATGACAACGAGCCAGATGGTCGGAAGGGATGCGTCGCCAGTCGATCTTTTCATCGGTCTCGCGGATTTGCTTCCGTTCTTCATGACTGGCGTAATCGTCCAATCCCTTCGCCTCGAAAAGTCCAATTCCGTTTCCAAGCGTCGTGTTAGCGAACGCTTCTTCGATTTGCATGACCACTTCGTCAACACGTGCTGCATATTTCCGAACCCAGTTCGAAAATCCATCGATCAAATGCTCTCCACGTTCCTGCGAACGCAATTCGTCGACATCAAACTCGTTGATGCGAAAGCAACGGTCATTTGGCATCGATAGCTACCCTCGCTGCGACGATATTGCGTTCAGTGTCATTCGTCTGAGGCGAC
It encodes:
- a CDS encoding calmodulin-binding protein, whose amino-acid sequence is MTTPAAIEDRQCDNPYDGEYLELKEDCDFDNHMESLVQESSSEHKKILWNRYYEQLKRQMQSETESVGSLRALAQKGYGLEKLDGQHRTSDLLLRCLVAYRSVQPPQPFFEWLSSLGEFGVIAQIRRAGMLHIQGGASRDDGNIYPSEVKQLLNRVAYLDSKARVRYRVDRSNELLWQNGSAFDTAAMRTHFSGLGWAIFVLSPRGVFYTGSHVVGQFHHSSFLQGRPVKGAGEWKVEKGKLKLITAKSGHYQPQKCHFIACLESLRPMLQMYGTRVTVFPETGSSSEKSKSVTIEAEKFLRESENYSIWKPQE
- a CDS encoding DUF6714 family protein — its product is MPNDRCFRINEFDVDELRSQERGEHLIDGFSNWVRKYAARVDEVVMQIEEAFANTTLGNGIGLFEAKGLDDYASHEERKQIRETDEKIDWRRIPSDHLARCHSSPSFFDAEGFVFHLPAFLIAELNDKHPYGFIDRLYRTQEHPQGWRQCLTADQRRALIAMLELIREHPNYMHETAEIDSCLEDLNDAQSLQ